In a genomic window of Candidatus Competibacteraceae bacterium:
- a CDS encoding DUF3131 domain-containing protein: protein MIRFSIRWHCYAVCGLVCGPVMSATDQPLSDSLDPIAARLLLHDFEQTLSPLPGVVMSGWTAEPGGRAGRVRYGIQSAQRPDGGRALHLRYRFNPEADSDIGWQLTLPDLDASAYDHLEFWVRGDSDADNALKVEFKQPLADAPAGLLRKGSTVVTGIDGTWRRFRVPLNLMSGIADWTHLRQFGIVLQPLRAPSATGGYWLDDVALIKTSRPGPSIYERVVPPLKTAWENSVGGKAATQPYLRARLSGWPARLTVDPTELPAADRAFLERLARDTWRGLVALSDRAHGVPLDTVRLNGSLMPERAWVGDYTNVTNIGLYLIDIVAARELGLIDPLEAGVRLSQTLATLERLETYRGFFYNYYDTTTLERTSHFISFVDSAWLTAGLLVARNAVPEHAWRCTRLIEREDYRFFYDPVERLMMHGYYVNLPQRAEYSYGMLYSEARLGSLIAIGKGEAPVEHWYRMARTFPAGFDWQSQSPKYRLERTVNGYRFPGGYYSWKDVKYVPSWGGSLFEALMPLLVLDELHHAPASLGQNARAHAQIQRRFALEHLGYPVWGLSPSSTPAGDGYGEYGVRILGARGYRSGAVTPHAAALALLADPAPAVANLRQLVQRYPLYGDFGFYDALDPTTGQVAYNYLALDQSMILIALANHLRDGVVQKYFAADPIIQRVLPMLAAERFFEE, encoded by the coding sequence GTGATCCGTTTTTCTATTCGTTGGCATTGCTATGCCGTCTGTGGGTTGGTGTGTGGCCCGGTCATGTCGGCCACCGATCAGCCGCTGTCTGACTCGTTGGACCCGATAGCGGCCAGACTGCTGTTGCACGATTTCGAGCAGACCCTTAGCCCGCTGCCGGGGGTGGTCATGAGCGGTTGGACCGCCGAGCCGGGCGGTCGCGCCGGTCGAGTTCGGTACGGCATCCAGTCGGCGCAACGGCCTGATGGCGGTCGGGCATTGCATTTGCGATACCGCTTCAATCCCGAGGCTGACAGCGACATCGGTTGGCAGCTCACGCTGCCCGATCTCGACGCCTCGGCTTACGATCATCTGGAGTTCTGGGTTCGCGGCGATTCCGACGCTGACAACGCCTTGAAGGTCGAATTCAAGCAACCGCTGGCGGATGCGCCTGCCGGTTTGCTGCGCAAGGGCAGCACCGTGGTGACCGGTATCGACGGTACTTGGCGGCGGTTTCGGGTGCCGCTGAATCTGATGAGCGGCATCGCCGACTGGACCCATCTGCGCCAGTTCGGAATCGTGTTGCAACCGCTGCGCGCGCCTTCGGCGACGGGCGGCTATTGGCTGGATGACGTTGCCTTGATCAAAACCAGCCGACCCGGTCCCAGCATCTATGAGCGGGTGGTTCCGCCGCTGAAAACCGCTTGGGAAAACAGCGTGGGCGGCAAGGCGGCGACCCAACCTTACCTGCGCGCGCGGTTGAGTGGGTGGCCGGCGCGGCTGACGGTCGATCCGACCGAACTACCCGCCGCTGATCGGGCTTTTCTAGAGCGGTTGGCGCGCGATACCTGGCGCGGGCTGGTGGCCCTGAGCGACCGCGCCCACGGCGTACCGCTCGATACCGTGCGCTTGAACGGTTCTCTGATGCCGGAGCGCGCCTGGGTGGGGGATTATACCAACGTCACCAACATCGGCTTGTATCTGATCGATATCGTTGCGGCGCGGGAGTTGGGGCTGATCGACCCGTTGGAGGCGGGGGTGCGGCTGAGCCAAACCTTGGCTACGCTGGAACGGCTGGAAACCTATCGGGGCTTTTTTTACAACTATTACGACACCACCACGCTCGAACGCACCAGTCATTTTATTTCGTTTGTCGATTCCGCCTGGCTGACCGCCGGGTTGCTGGTGGCGCGCAACGCGGTTCCCGAACACGCGTGGCGGTGCACGCGGCTGATTGAGCGGGAGGATTACCGGTTCTTTTACGATCCGGTCGAGCGGTTGATGATGCACGGCTATTACGTCAACCTGCCGCAGCGCGCGGAATACAGCTACGGGATGTTGTACAGCGAGGCGCGGCTGGGCAGCCTGATCGCCATCGGCAAGGGCGAAGCGCCGGTCGAGCATTGGTATCGCATGGCCCGCACCTTTCCGGCCGGTTTCGACTGGCAGTCGCAATCGCCCAAATATCGCCTGGAGCGGACAGTCAACGGTTACCGCTTCCCCGGCGGGTATTATTCCTGGAAGGATGTGAAGTACGTGCCCTCCTGGGGCGGTAGCCTGTTCGAGGCGCTGATGCCGCTGCTGGTGCTGGACGAATTGCATCACGCGCCCGCCAGTTTGGGTCAGAACGCCCGGGCGCACGCGCAGATCCAGCGCCGCTTCGCGCTGGAGCATTTGGGCTATCCGGTCTGGGGCTTGTCACCCAGTTCGACGCCGGCCGGCGACGGTTACGGCGAATACGGCGTTCGGATTCTCGGCGCGCGCGGTTACCGTTCCGGCGCGGTGACCCCGCACGCGGCGGCGCTCGCCTTGCTGGCCGATCCAGCGCCCGCCGTGGCGAATTTGCGGCAACTGGTGCAACGCTATCCGCTCTACGGCGATTTTGGATTCTACGATGCGCTAGATCCGACGACCGGGCAGGTGGCTTATAATTATCTGGCGCTCGATCAAAGCATGATCTTGATCGCGCTGGCCAATCATCTGCGTGATGGCGTCGTTCAAAAATACTTCGCCGCCGATCCGATCATCCAGCGGGTGTTGCCGATGTTGGCGGCGGAGCGGTTTTTCGAGGAATGA
- a CDS encoding DUF1287 domain-containing protein translates to MRKRGASVAAGLHSRCRFIVHWSFNVLLLTALAPSALAQPGSCLVEAARKQVGVTKLYDSRYVVLDYPGGDVPPERGVCTDVIVRAYRPFGIDLQRLMHEDMRRDGSAYPKLWGLKRPDPNIDHRRVPNLAQFFRRHGQAAPTGADPNAYLPGDLVTWRLPAGVPHIGIVSDRLSEAGTPLVIHNIGAGAVEDNILFAYAITGHYRYLPESLSAACKIIKH, encoded by the coding sequence ATGCGCAAGCGCGGCGCGAGCGTTGCCGCCGGACTTCATTCTCGGTGCCGTTTCATCGTTCATTGGAGTTTCAACGTACTGCTGCTGACGGCGCTAGCACCGTCAGCGTTGGCTCAGCCCGGTTCCTGTCTGGTCGAGGCCGCCCGCAAGCAGGTCGGCGTCACCAAGCTCTACGATAGCCGCTACGTGGTGCTGGACTATCCGGGCGGCGACGTGCCGCCGGAGCGGGGCGTGTGCACCGATGTCATCGTGCGCGCCTACCGCCCCTTCGGAATCGACTTGCAGCGGCTGATGCACGAGGACATGCGGCGGGACGGTTCGGCTTATCCGAAACTTTGGGGTCTCAAGCGGCCCGATCCGAACATCGACCATCGCCGCGTCCCCAATCTGGCCCAATTCTTCAGGCGGCACGGCCAGGCCGCACCGACCGGAGCCGATCCGAACGCGTATCTGCCGGGCGATCTGGTGACGTGGCGCTTGCCGGCCGGCGTTCCGCATATCGGGATCGTTTCCGACCGGCTTTCCGAGGCGGGGACGCCGCTGGTGATCCACAATATCGGAGCCGGGGCCGTGGAGGACAATATCTTGTTCGCCTATGCCATCACTGGCCATTACCGCTATCTCCCGGAATCGTTGAGCGCGGCCTGCAAGATCATAAAGCACTAA
- a CDS encoding EAL domain-containing protein: MSVVLPVFALLLVRSDWLYRWDFLIYDWNLAAWSREPPADIVIVAIDEQSLRELGRWPWSRRIHAALIRKLSATGAKTIALDIVFAEPDIADPEADVELAAALADSGRVILPVLSEQNRAGGQLVETLPLPILAKSVAGIGHVNVGLDPDSIARGTYLKAGLGSPYWPTLALAMLQVAGAASERALPGQRLDEATGPASPYVWRRNYRVLIPFAGPPGHFRHYSYSEVLRDAVNPASFHDKYVLVGSTASGMDDALPTPVSGLARPMSGVEFNANVLDALQQGLIIRPLGSVWSLLLTELFVLFPLVLYALFPPRWTLLLAGLALLLTLLVSFGLLHGAQLWFPPAVALLVQSLSYPLWSWERLHQAIRSVFEKEELAQVTLHSIGDAVITTDAKGNVQYLNPVAESMLGGSAMTLRKQPLGAIFQVADDRDCYSPVDLIAQCLEKSQLIKLSEPSILVNRLGQEYAIRASAAPMRDQRGRVSGAVVAFGDITETRRLTQQMVYQATHDALTQLPNLNLLRDRLKHAITRAQRAGYNLALLFVDLDHFKKINEAFGHTVGDTLLKAVVARLLDCGRKQDTIARVGGDEFICVLEDLQQEDRAVDLANKILNVLKTPFQIGVHECFVTASIGICLFPKDGEDVEALLKNADTAMYRAKESGRGNIQFYARDMHVRILERLTMEQHLRHALERRELELFYQPQMDLRQNRIIGVEALLRWRHPQRGLVPPLDFIPLAEETGLIEAIGEWVLETACQQAKAWQQQGLPPLRMAVNMSPRQFLRSGMIDKVTRILRETGLEPQLLDLEITESLLMKDVEAGISTMRALKDIGVRLSIDDFGIGYSSLNYLKQFPIDQLKIDKSFLEEIATSRNDAAITLAMIAMAHSMRLTVIAEGVENETQLAFLRANRCDEIQGYHLSCPVPAHEFVALLQKMSV; this comes from the coding sequence TTGTCAGTCGTGTTGCCTGTTTTCGCCTTGCTGCTGGTCCGGTCCGATTGGTTGTACCGTTGGGATTTTCTGATCTACGATTGGAACTTGGCGGCGTGGTCGCGAGAGCCGCCCGCCGATATCGTCATCGTCGCCATCGACGAGCAAAGCTTGCGGGAGTTGGGCCGCTGGCCCTGGTCGCGCCGCATCCACGCCGCCCTGATCCGCAAGCTCAGTGCGACCGGCGCCAAGACCATCGCCCTGGATATCGTGTTTGCCGAACCCGACATCGCCGATCCGGAGGCGGATGTGGAGCTGGCCGCCGCGCTGGCGGACAGCGGCCGGGTGATATTGCCGGTGCTCAGCGAACAAAACCGCGCGGGCGGCCAATTGGTGGAAACCCTGCCGCTGCCGATCTTGGCGAAATCGGTGGCCGGCATCGGGCATGTCAATGTGGGATTGGACCCCGACAGCATCGCGCGCGGCACCTATCTGAAAGCGGGTCTGGGCTCGCCCTATTGGCCCACTTTGGCGCTGGCCATGCTGCAGGTGGCCGGCGCCGCTAGCGAACGGGCGCTGCCCGGCCAACGGCTGGACGAGGCGACGGGTCCCGCCTCTCCTTACGTTTGGCGGCGCAATTACCGGGTGTTGATTCCGTTTGCCGGCCCGCCGGGGCACTTCCGCCATTATTCGTACAGCGAGGTGTTGCGCGATGCCGTCAATCCGGCATCGTTTCACGATAAATACGTGCTGGTCGGTTCGACGGCCAGCGGCATGGACGATGCCTTGCCCACGCCGGTTTCCGGTTTGGCGCGGCCGATGTCCGGCGTGGAATTCAACGCCAACGTACTCGACGCCCTCCAGCAGGGTTTGATCATCCGGCCGTTGGGTTCGGTGTGGTCGCTGCTGTTGACCGAGCTTTTTGTCTTGTTCCCGTTGGTGCTGTATGCGCTTTTTCCGCCGCGCTGGACGTTGCTGCTGGCTGGCTTGGCGTTGCTGCTGACGCTTCTGGTCAGTTTTGGCTTGTTGCACGGTGCCCAGCTCTGGTTTCCCCCGGCGGTGGCGCTGCTGGTCCAGAGTCTGAGTTATCCCCTGTGGAGTTGGGAGCGGCTGCATCAGGCGATCCGTTCGGTGTTCGAGAAAGAAGAACTCGCCCAGGTCACCTTGCATTCCATCGGGGACGCCGTGATCACCACGGACGCCAAGGGTAACGTGCAGTACCTGAATCCTGTTGCGGAATCCATGCTGGGCGGTTCTGCCATGACCCTGCGCAAACAACCGTTGGGCGCGATCTTTCAGGTGGCCGACGACCGCGATTGCTACTCACCGGTGGATTTGATCGCCCAATGTTTGGAAAAAAGCCAGCTGATCAAACTTTCCGAGCCGAGCATTCTAGTCAACCGATTGGGTCAGGAGTATGCCATTCGCGCTTCAGCGGCGCCCATGCGCGACCAGCGGGGCCGGGTTTCGGGCGCTGTCGTCGCCTTCGGCGACATCACCGAAACCCGCCGGCTGACCCAGCAGATGGTCTATCAAGCGACCCACGATGCGCTGACGCAGCTACCCAATCTCAATCTATTGCGGGATCGGCTCAAGCACGCCATCACCCGCGCCCAGCGCGCCGGCTACAATTTGGCGCTGCTGTTCGTGGACTTGGACCATTTCAAGAAAATCAATGAGGCCTTCGGCCACACCGTCGGCGATACGCTGCTGAAAGCAGTGGTGGCGCGATTGCTGGATTGCGGACGCAAGCAGGATACGATCGCCCGCGTGGGGGGGGATGAATTCATCTGCGTGCTGGAAGATTTGCAGCAGGAAGATCGGGCAGTGGATTTGGCCAACAAGATCTTGAATGTATTAAAAACCCCTTTTCAGATTGGCGTTCATGAATGTTTTGTCACCGCCAGTATCGGAATCTGCTTGTTCCCCAAGGACGGCGAGGACGTCGAGGCGCTGTTGAAGAATGCCGATACCGCTATGTATCGCGCCAAGGAGAGCGGCCGCGGCAATATTCAGTTCTACGCCCGCGACATGCATGTCCGTATCCTGGAGCGGCTGACCATGGAGCAGCATTTACGTCATGCCCTAGAGCGCCGCGAACTGGAACTGTTTTATCAGCCGCAAATGGATTTGCGGCAAAACCGTATCATCGGCGTCGAGGCATTGCTGCGCTGGCGTCACCCCCAGCGTGGTTTGGTGCCGCCGTTGGACTTCATCCCCTTGGCCGAGGAAACCGGCTTGATCGAAGCGATTGGCGAGTGGGTGCTGGAGACCGCCTGTCAGCAGGCCAAGGCTTGGCAGCAGCAGGGGTTGCCGCCGCTGCGGATGGCGGTCAATATGTCGCCCCGTCAATTCTTGCGCTCGGGCATGATCGATAAGGTCACTCGAATTTTGCGCGAGACCGGGTTGGAGCCCCAGCTGCTGGATCTGGAGATCACGGAAAGCCTGTTGATGAAAGATGTGGAGGCGGGGATTTCGACCATGCGCGCGCTCAAGGATATCGGCGTCCGGTTGTCCATCGACGATTTTGGGATCGGTTATTCCTCCCTGAATTATCTGAAGCAGTTTCCCATCGATCAATTGAAGATCGACAAGTCTTTTCTGGAAGAAATCGCGACCAGCCGCAACGATGCCGCCATTACGCTGGCGATGATCGCCATGGCGCACAGCATGAGGCTGACCGTCATCGCGGAGGGCGTGGAAAACGAAACGCAACTGGCCTTTCTGCGCGCCAATCGCTGCGACGAGATTCAAGGCTACCATTTGAGTTGCCCGGTGCCAGCGCACGAATTCGTCGCCCTGCTTCAAAAAATGTCTGTCTGA